In the Stakelama saccharophila genome, CGGCATAACTGCTCATGACAGCGCCTCACGGCTCCATGCGACGAATTCCTGGCGCTGTTGCCCCAGCTTTTCGATGCCCAGTTCGACCACGTCGCCCGGCTTCAGATACCAGGGTTCGGGCTTCTGGCCCAGGCCGACGCCCGGCGGGGTGCCGGTGGTGATGATGTCGCCGGGTTCCAGCGTCATGAACTGCGAACAATAAGCGACGATCTGCGCCACGGTGAAGATCATCGTCTCGCTCGACCCGTCCTGCATGCGCTTGCCGTTCACGTCGAGCCACATGGACAGCTTTTGCGGGTCGCCCACCTCGTCGGCGGTGACCAGCCATGGGCCGACGGGGCCGAAGGTCGGAAAGCCCTTGCCCTTGTCCCAGGTCGGCCCGCGTTCCTGTTGCCAATGGCGTTCGGACACGTCGTTGATTACGCAATAGCCAGCGACATGATCGAGCGCGTCGGCTTCCTCGACATAGCTTGCACGC is a window encoding:
- a CDS encoding fumarylacetoacetate hydrolase family protein produces the protein MKICRYGPKGSEKPGLIDAEGRIRDLSGILADITADTLGADTLTRIAGADTASLPLVEGEPRYGAPVANPGKFIAIGLNYADHAAESNLPIPEEPVVFNKWSNCIQGPNDPVVIPRDSKKTDWEVELGVIIGKRASYVEEADALDHVAGYCVINDVSERHWQQERGPTWDKGKGFPTFGPVGPWLVTADEVGDPQKLSMWLDVNGKRMQDGSSETMIFTVAQIVAYCSQFMTLEPGDIITTGTPPGVGLGQKPEPWYLKPGDVVELGIEKLGQQRQEFVAWSREALS